A stretch of Leptolyngbya sp. 'hensonii' DNA encodes these proteins:
- a CDS encoding HNH endonuclease translates to MRSPSLVLQVPEHIRLTVSNPERLWKVSPVNCREVLKWDGHACQYCGSTKKLTLDHVIPKSKGGLHSWDNVVTACEPCNLKKGDKLLLV, encoded by the coding sequence GTGCGATCGCCCAGCTTAGTGCTACAAGTCCCTGAGCATATACGGCTGACGGTCTCGAACCCAGAACGGCTGTGGAAGGTGTCTCCCGTCAATTGTCGGGAAGTGCTGAAGTGGGACGGTCATGCTTGCCAGTACTGCGGCAGCACGAAGAAGTTGACGCTGGACCACGTGATTCCTAAATCAAAGGGTGGCCTTCATAGCTGGGACAACGTCGTGACGGCTTGCGAGCCCTGCAACTTGAAGAAGGGTGACAAACTGCTGCTTGTTTAG
- the cas2e gene encoding type I-E CRISPR-associated endoribonuclease Cas2e, with the protein MVVFVLENVSPSLRGEMSRWLFEIKAGVFTGRISALVRDELWKYISEKVGNGSAILIYSTNNEQGFSARMLGSPSRTLEDIEGILLAKT; encoded by the coding sequence ATGGTGGTCTTTGTTTTAGAGAACGTGTCTCCTAGTTTGCGAGGAGAGATGAGCCGTTGGTTATTTGAGATAAAGGCTGGAGTATTTACTGGACGCATCTCAGCACTTGTTCGGGATGAGCTTTGGAAATATATCAGCGAAAAGGTAGGTAATGGATCTGCAATCTTGATCTATTCCACAAATAACGAGCAGGGATTTAGCGCTCGTATGTTAGGCAGTCCGTCCAGAACCTTAGAAGACATAGAAGGGATTTTACTAGCTAAAACCTAG
- the cas1e gene encoding type I-E CRISPR-associated endonuclease Cas1e has product MTTLRTLPKIRDSISFLYFDRCKVEQESKAIAIFTKQDKYVIPCASLSTLLLGPGTRITHAAIKTLAENACEVQWVGEDGFRFYSSGRSSSTSVQRLYHQAQTWANPQQRLTIVRKMYQFRFQEELSDQLTLQQIRGLEGVRVRTAYSRLSKATGVEWKGRNYKQDDWFDADPINRALSSANSYLYALCQAAVVSVGYSPALGFIHIGKPLSFIYDIADLYKAETSIPAAFEAVASAREASGMTVRQKCREKFSNYRLMQRIIQDVDKVLGYMSGDTEIPAVSFLWDDQVDWVEGGQDWAEET; this is encoded by the coding sequence ATGACAACACTCCGCACATTACCCAAAATTCGAGATAGTATTAGCTTCCTCTACTTCGATCGTTGCAAGGTTGAACAAGAATCCAAAGCCATTGCTATCTTCACAAAACAAGATAAGTACGTTATCCCCTGTGCCAGCCTATCAACCCTTTTACTAGGCCCAGGCACCCGAATCACCCATGCAGCGATTAAAACGTTGGCAGAGAATGCTTGCGAAGTTCAATGGGTTGGTGAAGATGGCTTTCGATTCTATTCCAGTGGTCGAAGTAGTTCCACCAGTGTGCAGCGCCTCTATCATCAGGCCCAAACCTGGGCAAATCCCCAGCAACGGTTGACGATCGTTCGCAAAATGTATCAGTTCCGGTTTCAGGAAGAGTTGTCGGATCAGTTGACCCTCCAGCAAATTCGTGGCTTGGAAGGGGTGCGGGTGAGAACGGCCTACAGTCGTTTGAGTAAAGCTACAGGAGTGGAGTGGAAGGGGCGAAACTATAAGCAAGATGACTGGTTTGATGCCGATCCAATCAACCGTGCTCTTTCCTCGGCAAATAGCTATCTCTATGCGCTTTGTCAGGCTGCTGTAGTCTCTGTAGGGTACTCACCAGCACTTGGTTTTATCCACATAGGTAAGCCTCTATCGTTCATATACGATATTGCTGACCTCTATAAAGCAGAGACTTCCATCCCAGCCGCCTTTGAAGCAGTGGCATCAGCACGGGAGGCTTCTGGCATGACGGTTCGCCAGAAGTGCCGGGAAAAGTTTAGTAATTACCGACTCATGCAACGCATAATTCAGGATGTTGATAAAGTCTTAGGCTACATGAGTGGTGATACCGAGATACCAGCCGTGAGCTTTCTTTGGGATGATCAAGTTGACTGGGTAGAAGGGGGTCAAGATTGGGCTGAGGAGACGTAG
- the cas6e gene encoding type I-E CRISPR-associated protein Cas6/Cse3/CasE, with amino-acid sequence MYLSKLVLNERDRTVQYDLSNAHALHQRIMQAFPDEQRDSPRADWNVLFRQEPASAIVLVQSGIQPNWTHLPTSYLTCSPNFTHVDLEASRLESGRIFQFRLKANPSKRDNQTRKLIGMFHQSDQMTWLERQASQHGFQPLGVDVIPTPNVFGVKGKGKAPIRMLTVLYQGVLQITDSALFIAALQQGIGRGRSYGCGLLSIAKLNPY; translated from the coding sequence ATGTATCTCTCAAAATTAGTTCTGAATGAGCGCGATCGCACTGTCCAATACGACCTCAGCAATGCCCATGCTTTGCACCAACGCATTATGCAGGCGTTTCCTGATGAACAGCGGGACAGCCCTCGTGCTGACTGGAATGTACTATTTCGCCAAGAACCAGCTAGCGCCATCGTATTAGTGCAATCTGGGATTCAGCCGAATTGGACTCATTTGCCAACCAGCTACCTCACCTGTTCGCCCAACTTTACCCACGTAGATCTGGAGGCAAGTCGGTTGGAGTCTGGGCGAATTTTCCAATTCCGTCTTAAGGCAAATCCTAGCAAGCGAGACAATCAAACCCGTAAGCTGATTGGGATGTTCCATCAGTCTGACCAGATGACCTGGCTGGAACGACAAGCTTCTCAACATGGCTTTCAACCGCTAGGAGTCGATGTGATTCCCACTCCCAATGTGTTTGGGGTGAAAGGTAAAGGGAAAGCACCAATTCGGATGCTCACGGTGCTCTATCAGGGCGTTTTGCAAATAACAGATTCTGCCCTATTTATTGCAGCCCTGCAACAGGGGATTGGACGGGGACGGTCTTATGGATGTGGCTTGCTCTCGATCGCTAAACTCAACCCTTACTAA
- the cas5e gene encoding type I-E CRISPR-associated protein Cas5/CasD, which yields MPTLLLRMRAPMMSWGDHSRFTIRDTRREPTKSAVIGILCAALGRPRWEPVDDLTALTMGVRVNQEGLVQCDYHTVMDSIKSSGGKGDTVISQRYYVADADYLVGLEGRDRPFLETLDAALQTPTWQLYFGRKSFIPSCPIHIGIVDEPLLKALEYPIRHKRKALPKLPDRLRRVMEVSDSNDVRQDVPIDWQKRLFGSRCVDTDFLDTHLCISQN from the coding sequence ATGCCAACCCTATTGTTACGAATGCGGGCACCGATGATGAGTTGGGGCGATCATAGCCGCTTCACCATTCGGGATACCCGTCGCGAACCCACCAAGTCTGCGGTGATTGGCATTCTCTGTGCGGCATTGGGGCGTCCTCGCTGGGAGCCTGTTGATGACCTGACTGCCCTCACAATGGGAGTGCGGGTGAACCAGGAAGGACTGGTGCAGTGCGACTATCATACAGTGATGGACAGCATCAAATCCAGTGGTGGCAAAGGTGATACTGTGATTAGTCAACGCTACTACGTTGCTGATGCGGATTATTTAGTTGGCTTAGAAGGGAGAGATCGTCCCTTCCTTGAAACACTCGATGCTGCCCTCCAAACACCCACCTGGCAACTCTACTTCGGACGCAAAAGCTTCATACCCAGTTGTCCGATTCACATTGGCATTGTGGATGAACCTTTGCTGAAAGCCCTGGAATATCCCATTCGCCATAAAAGGAAAGCTCTACCTAAGCTGCCCGATCGTCTGCGTCGTGTCATGGAAGTATCTGACAGCAATGATGTTCGGCAGGATGTCCCGATCGATTGGCAGAAACGACTGTTTGGTAGCCGTTGTGTAGATACTGATTTTTTGGACACTCACCTATGTATCTCTCAAAATTAG
- the cas7e gene encoding type I-E CRISPR-associated protein Cas7/Cse4/CasC, with amino-acid sequence MQLEIHVLQSFPPANLNRDENGMPKSTVFGGYPRARISSQCQKRAVRLFYQENSEIVAAQFAQRSRSWMPELKALLVEAEIPEALAETATKLALEVLGAKFEADKIESKTILFLGRTEIAAIADILIKNWSSIEPSLSDKEPKLPAKEPNIPKVIEKALIDTGKPGDVALFGRMMASLPTVNVDAAVQMAHAISVNKLQQEFDFFTAVDDLGASEDSGADHMGETGYNSSTYYRFTTLDKVQLQSNLGSDVQAEAITKAFAEAFVKAIPTGHQNGFAAHSLPAAVMVVVRKGQPISLVDAFENPVAPKGGNSLLENALSQLDRHWADLSKMYGEKSVVFKGIVTREQLAQKLVNLKDCEKPTVDELIKDAIAAAFPGGK; translated from the coding sequence ATGCAACTCGAAATCCATGTTCTGCAAAGCTTCCCGCCTGCCAACCTGAACCGTGATGAAAATGGAATGCCAAAGTCTACCGTCTTTGGTGGTTATCCACGAGCGCGGATTTCTAGCCAATGTCAAAAGCGAGCAGTGCGCTTGTTTTATCAGGAGAATTCTGAGATCGTGGCAGCACAATTTGCTCAACGATCTCGCTCGTGGATGCCAGAACTCAAAGCACTGTTAGTAGAGGCGGAAATTCCTGAAGCACTGGCAGAGACAGCAACTAAATTGGCGCTGGAAGTGTTAGGCGCAAAATTTGAGGCTGACAAAATTGAGTCAAAAACGATTCTATTTTTGGGACGTACAGAGATTGCTGCGATCGCCGATATCTTGATCAAAAACTGGAGCAGCATTGAACCGAGCCTCTCCGATAAAGAGCCCAAACTCCCGGCCAAAGAGCCCAATATACCCAAAGTGATTGAGAAAGCCTTAATAGATACTGGCAAGCCCGGAGATGTAGCCCTGTTTGGCCGCATGATGGCATCCCTGCCGACAGTGAATGTGGATGCTGCCGTGCAAATGGCACATGCTATCAGTGTTAATAAACTTCAGCAAGAATTCGACTTTTTTACTGCCGTGGATGACTTGGGAGCCAGCGAAGATTCTGGAGCCGATCACATGGGTGAAACGGGCTACAACAGTTCCACCTACTATCGTTTCACCACCCTGGATAAGGTGCAACTCCAGTCTAATCTGGGTAGTGATGTGCAGGCAGAGGCGATTACCAAAGCCTTTGCGGAAGCGTTTGTCAAAGCTATTCCTACCGGGCACCAAAATGGGTTCGCTGCCCATAGCCTACCAGCGGCGGTCATGGTGGTGGTACGCAAAGGACAGCCGATTTCACTGGTGGATGCATTTGAAAATCCTGTGGCTCCCAAGGGTGGCAACAGCCTGCTAGAAAATGCGCTCTCTCAACTTGATCGCCACTGGGCGGATTTGAGCAAAATGTATGGTGAAAAATCCGTGGTGTTCAAAGGTATTGTGACTCGTGAGCAATTGGCTCAAAAGTTGGTCAATCTGAAAGACTGCGAAAAACCAACAGTGGATGAGTTGATCAAAGATGCTATCGCCGCTGCCTTTCCGGGAGGAAAGTAA
- the casB gene encoding type I-E CRISPR-associated protein Cse2/CasB has translation MTTTQNTTRNRLEHESQFLQAVSDRVNRDNGAKADFKRALSGEPEHIRRVYPFVLLDVGKTSEWEQEHIWIPVACLSVYYPQTLRDVEKQRNFGYSCHRLATAGADRRFRALLDLALTDIRSPLTALVRQMKSKEIAIDYPKLLADLRQWEHPNQYIQDQWARTFWGTPPSSSDETEPTANEIAE, from the coding sequence ATGACCACAACTCAGAACACAACGCGCAATCGCTTGGAGCACGAAAGTCAATTTCTCCAAGCGGTGAGCGATCGCGTCAACAGAGATAATGGCGCAAAAGCAGATTTCAAACGCGCTTTGTCCGGTGAACCGGAACATATTCGCAGGGTTTACCCCTTCGTTTTGCTCGATGTCGGTAAGACATCTGAATGGGAGCAGGAGCACATCTGGATTCCAGTCGCTTGCCTATCGGTCTACTATCCGCAGACTCTGCGGGATGTGGAAAAACAACGGAACTTTGGGTATAGCTGTCATCGCTTGGCGACTGCTGGAGCCGATCGCCGATTTCGGGCATTGCTGGATTTAGCCTTAACCGATATCCGGTCACCGCTGACTGCATTAGTGCGGCAGATGAAAAGTAAGGAGATTGCGATCGACTATCCCAAACTGTTGGCAGATTTGCGCCAGTGGGAACACCCTAATCAATACATCCAAGACCAATGGGCAAGAACATTTTGGGGCACACCGCCTAGTTCATCAGACGAAACTGAGCCAACAGCCAATGAAATAGCCGAATAA
- the casA gene encoding type I-E CRISPR-associated protein Cse1/CasA translates to MSFNLTQEPWIPIVSQDWQYKEVSLIELFQSWGELREIQADNPPTTLALYRLLLALLHHVYQGPENEDRWEEIQDDDGEQAIAYLQEKQELFDLLHPDRPFLQDSTLTQEMAGEIYQAYMLHGNNTSTVFCHEHQWSGNTLSIPAAARLVLRLHLFDVGGRKTGSPISAGVIPTMDAANVLVRGKTLKETLLLNLMQYDGKEKPCVVTGEDLPAWERDNSPASERIPSGYIDYLTYQWRRVRLFVDGNQAVQVAFHAGDRLPKDLPPSGYECGIAYVKNPKGLFTVRLNLNRSLWRDSAAFLQSSDAGNCPRIITWLAELKTEKLIDNYLNLQVLGLTVDNAKPLGWTSEQFSAPIAYLKEKPLWQSLVVALQTAEDHQQVFRSFQGSPYHALAKELNHPDAGSFAKSLDGESRYWATLDRMFQVLLEELPADKTKDGNGITYGNTKLPEWTKTVQTSAREAFTDSILAIRNYQARAVALRVLEWKLLDLRSTPEQKADRKAKATAKKKEKVSK, encoded by the coding sequence ATGTCGTTTAATTTGACTCAAGAACCCTGGATTCCAATAGTCAGCCAGGATTGGCAATACAAGGAAGTTTCGTTGATTGAGTTGTTTCAATCCTGGGGAGAGTTGCGGGAAATTCAAGCCGATAACCCGCCAACCACTCTGGCACTCTATCGTTTGCTGCTGGCACTTTTGCATCATGTTTACCAGGGTCCCGAAAACGAAGATCGCTGGGAAGAAATTCAGGATGACGATGGTGAACAGGCGATCGCTTACTTGCAAGAGAAGCAGGAATTGTTTGACTTGCTCCATCCCGATCGTCCATTCCTGCAAGATTCAACTCTTACACAAGAGATGGCAGGGGAAATCTATCAAGCCTACATGCTGCATGGAAATAACACCAGCACTGTATTTTGCCACGAGCATCAATGGAGTGGTAACACCCTATCCATTCCTGCTGCGGCAAGACTGGTGCTGCGTTTACATCTCTTTGATGTGGGTGGCCGCAAAACAGGTTCACCCATTTCAGCAGGTGTAATCCCCACAATGGATGCAGCGAATGTCCTCGTTCGGGGTAAAACCTTGAAGGAAACCCTGCTGCTCAACCTCATGCAATATGACGGAAAAGAGAAACCTTGTGTGGTGACGGGAGAAGATTTACCCGCATGGGAACGGGATAATAGCCCTGCCAGTGAACGCATCCCATCGGGCTACATTGACTATCTGACTTATCAATGGCGCAGAGTGCGGCTATTCGTGGACGGTAATCAGGCAGTGCAAGTTGCATTTCATGCAGGTGATCGCCTACCCAAAGACCTCCCGCCGTCTGGATATGAATGTGGCATTGCCTATGTCAAAAATCCTAAAGGGCTGTTTACAGTACGGTTGAATCTGAATCGTTCACTTTGGCGAGACTCAGCCGCATTTCTTCAATCATCAGATGCAGGGAACTGCCCCAGAATCATCACCTGGTTGGCTGAGTTGAAGACTGAGAAGTTGATCGATAACTACCTTAACCTGCAAGTTTTAGGATTAACCGTCGATAATGCCAAGCCGTTGGGTTGGACCAGTGAGCAGTTCTCCGCTCCTATTGCCTACCTCAAGGAAAAACCACTCTGGCAGTCTTTGGTGGTTGCATTGCAAACGGCTGAAGATCACCAACAAGTATTCCGTTCATTTCAGGGCAGTCCTTATCATGCTTTGGCTAAGGAACTAAATCATCCCGATGCTGGTAGTTTTGCCAAGAGCCTGGATGGGGAGTCTCGATATTGGGCCACCCTCGATCGCATGTTCCAAGTGCTATTAGAAGAACTGCCTGCGGATAAAACTAAAGATGGCAACGGCATCACCTACGGCAATACAAAATTGCCCGAATGGACAAAAACCGTTCAAACTTCTGCCAGAGAAGCGTTTACAGACTCGATCTTAGCCATTCGCAACTATCAGGCCAGGGCAGTAGCCTTGCGTGTCTTGGAATGGAAGCTATTGGATTTGCGGTCTACCCCAGAGCAAAAGGCAGACAGAAAAGCCAAGGCAACAGCGAAGAAAAAAGAAAAAGTTTCTAAATAG
- a CDS encoding BrnT family toxin, whose amino-acid sequence MSEINFDWNEQKAWGNEQKHGVSFEEAQTVFYDEHARLSYDPDHSQDEDRYILLGMSSNLRLLVVCHVYQQSDACIRIISARKATKREQQQYQSFNV is encoded by the coding sequence ATGAGTGAGATCAATTTTGATTGGAATGAACAAAAAGCCTGGGGGAATGAACAAAAGCACGGAGTATCGTTTGAGGAGGCTCAAACTGTCTTCTATGATGAACATGCCCGTCTGTCTTACGATCCAGACCACTCGCAGGATGAAGATCGATACATTTTGTTGGGCATGAGTTCTAACCTTCGTTTGTTGGTGGTCTGTCATGTCTATCAGCAAAGTGATGCATGTATCCGCATTATTTCTGCCCGCAAAGCAACAAAACGGGAACAACAGCAATACCAGAGTTTTAACGTATGA
- a CDS encoding BrnA antitoxin family protein: MRDEYDFSQSVQNPYLKKLKKQVTIRLEEEVVDYFKQISEETGIPYQSLINLYLRDCMKSGRKPSLEWVS, translated from the coding sequence ATGAGAGATGAGTATGATTTTTCACAATCGGTTCAGAACCCTTACCTGAAAAAGCTGAAAAAGCAGGTGACTATCCGGCTTGAGGAAGAAGTTGTGGACTATTTCAAGCAGATCTCTGAAGAAACTGGCATTCCCTATCAAAGCTTGATTAACCTCTACCTGCGAGACTGTATGAAATCAGGGCGTAAACCATCCCTGGAGTGGGTGAGCTAG
- a CDS encoding CRISPR-associated helicase/endonuclease Cas3 — protein MNTRFWAKTGSGEFFEDGSPKYHPVICHLADTAAVAMEIMRNYLSPVAIAALEKGLGLSGDSLIRCCGFLAGCHDLGKVSPAFQFQVSEVGKALVGEHFYDLWLNLPDGKTPHGTVTAKTMPEFLLDAGLGELIPTKQAEKLARKLAIIVGGHHGFFPSQKDIDNLHDGLCGTSEGSDWQHRRFAHTIFQQLQKFVGLTNTDLPTQCDNAAAMILAGLTTVSDWIASNPDEKTGFPYANDTSFDKYVVKLLEKANRALTAIGWTKTFRREPLQFTKLFPQITEPRALQNSVIATASTLTAPCLILVEASMGEGKTEAALYLADHLQHQAETGGFYIGLPTQATSNAMWERVRKFLGQRYPDSIVNLTLSHSAAALREDYQQTICRLDQVYDEEGRPKEGKVAAGEWHTARKRTLLSPYGVGTVDQALMGAVRSRHQFVRLFGLAGRTVILDEIHAYDLYTSTLLERFLEWLALLGSPVIALSATLPADTRRRLVNAYATGCGCSEPELPIDKPYPRLTAFTPAAGVDVTSFPASPHVTRTLTLRWVNDKEWAEVLKEKLVDGGCAAVICSTVGRSQEVFERLKEHFTPNELGLFHGRFLFTDRECIEKDCITKFGKPDKARVRPHRYVLVATQVIEQSLDLDFDLMISDLAPVDLLLQRSGRLHRHAERKERPTKLTQPTMWLISPNCDETGKAQFTESGFIYNRHILLRTWLALRKKTFIQLPDETDELIESVYQIDASIPQGVEPVHQQDWEGTRADYLSGETRRKIAEANNIKLPSARGDHKPCEFTQQGEEDDDNTIAAVTRLGEKSVTVIFVQQTPNGLILPVSKKEIDLDRAPDLPTIRTLLEHSTRISKRGLVEEFLKQKNPDKWTSALLRHCRYVILSPQGKTQVGKWELFLDAQRGVVIETI, from the coding sequence ATGAATACACGATTTTGGGCTAAGACTGGCTCAGGAGAGTTTTTTGAAGATGGTTCTCCAAAATATCACCCTGTCATTTGCCATTTAGCGGATACAGCAGCGGTTGCAATGGAGATTATGAGGAATTACCTGAGTCCGGTGGCGATCGCGGCTTTGGAAAAAGGGTTGGGATTATCGGGCGACTCCCTCATCAGATGTTGTGGTTTCTTGGCTGGTTGTCATGACTTAGGCAAAGTCAGCCCTGCCTTTCAATTTCAAGTGAGTGAGGTAGGGAAAGCACTCGTTGGTGAGCATTTCTACGATTTATGGCTCAATTTACCGGATGGCAAAACACCGCATGGAACTGTAACCGCTAAGACCATGCCAGAGTTTTTACTGGATGCTGGTTTGGGAGAGTTGATACCCACCAAACAAGCTGAGAAGTTGGCGCGAAAACTAGCCATCATTGTGGGTGGGCATCATGGCTTTTTCCCATCTCAAAAAGATATTGATAATTTGCATGATGGGTTGTGCGGCACAAGCGAGGGGAGTGACTGGCAACATCGCCGTTTTGCCCACACTATTTTTCAGCAATTGCAAAAGTTTGTTGGCTTGACGAATACGGACTTACCTACCCAATGTGATAATGCTGCCGCGATGATTTTGGCAGGACTAACAACCGTTTCAGATTGGATCGCGTCTAACCCTGATGAGAAAACGGGCTTTCCTTATGCTAATGACACCTCATTTGATAAGTACGTAGTAAAACTTCTAGAAAAAGCGAATCGGGCATTAACTGCGATCGGTTGGACAAAGACATTTAGGAGAGAGCCACTCCAGTTTACTAAGTTGTTTCCACAGATTACGGAGCCAAGGGCATTACAGAATAGTGTGATTGCCACTGCATCAACCTTAACTGCGCCCTGCTTGATTCTAGTGGAAGCTTCAATGGGTGAGGGTAAAACGGAAGCGGCATTATATCTGGCAGATCATCTACAACACCAGGCTGAAACTGGGGGCTTTTACATCGGCTTACCAACTCAGGCAACCAGTAATGCCATGTGGGAACGGGTGCGAAAGTTTCTTGGACAACGTTACCCTGATAGCATTGTCAACTTGACTCTTAGCCATTCTGCTGCTGCCCTCAGAGAGGACTATCAGCAAACAATTTGTCGATTGGATCAGGTCTATGACGAAGAAGGAAGGCCAAAGGAAGGAAAAGTCGCAGCGGGTGAATGGCATACAGCACGGAAACGCACACTGCTGAGCCCTTATGGAGTGGGTACAGTAGACCAGGCGTTGATGGGAGCGGTGAGATCGCGCCATCAATTCGTCCGACTATTCGGTTTGGCAGGTCGAACCGTCATCCTGGATGAAATTCATGCCTACGACCTCTATACCAGTACTTTGCTGGAACGATTTCTAGAGTGGTTGGCGCTATTAGGTTCCCCAGTGATTGCCCTCTCTGCAACGTTGCCTGCCGATACTCGCCGCAGATTGGTAAATGCCTATGCTACAGGTTGTGGTTGTTCAGAACCAGAACTTCCGATAGATAAGCCATACCCTCGGCTAACAGCCTTTACGCCAGCAGCAGGGGTGGACGTAACGTCATTCCCGGCATCGCCCCATGTGACTCGAACTCTTACTTTGCGTTGGGTGAATGATAAGGAATGGGCAGAGGTGTTGAAGGAAAAATTAGTAGATGGTGGTTGTGCAGCAGTGATTTGTTCAACCGTGGGACGATCACAGGAAGTGTTTGAACGATTGAAGGAGCACTTTACCCCAAATGAACTAGGGCTATTTCACGGGCGATTTCTGTTTACTGATCGGGAATGCATCGAGAAGGATTGCATTACCAAGTTTGGTAAACCCGATAAAGCTCGAGTACGTCCCCATCGTTATGTTTTAGTGGCAACGCAGGTGATTGAGCAAAGTCTAGATCTAGATTTTGATTTAATGATTAGTGATCTTGCACCGGTTGATTTACTGCTGCAGCGATCGGGACGGCTGCATCGTCACGCAGAACGGAAAGAACGACCTACAAAATTGACTCAGCCAACGATGTGGCTCATTTCGCCAAACTGTGATGAAACTGGGAAAGCCCAGTTTACTGAATCTGGATTTATCTACAACCGCCATATTCTGCTCCGCACCTGGTTAGCCTTGCGAAAGAAAACGTTCATCCAACTACCCGATGAAACAGATGAGTTAATTGAATCGGTTTATCAGATTGATGCTTCCATCCCTCAAGGGGTTGAACCTGTGCATCAGCAAGACTGGGAAGGCACAAGAGCAGACTATTTATCTGGAGAAACCAGGAGGAAAATTGCTGAAGCAAATAACATCAAGCTACCGTCTGCTAGAGGCGATCATAAGCCTTGCGAATTTACTCAGCAGGGGGAAGAGGATGACGATAATACGATCGCTGCTGTCACCCGATTGGGTGAAAAATCTGTGACAGTAATTTTTGTCCAACAGACCCCTAATGGTCTAATTTTACCTGTTTCCAAAAAAGAGATCGACCTTGATAGAGCACCAGATTTACCAACGATTCGGACGCTCCTAGAACACAGCACGCGGATCTCTAAACGGGGATTGGTCGAGGAGTTTCTGAAGCAGAAAAATCCTGATAAATGGACTTCTGCGCTGTTGCGCCACTGCCGCTACGTGATTTTAAGCCCTCAGGGTAAAACTCAGGTAGGCAAATGGGAACTGTTTTTAGATGCTCAGCGAGGGGTGGTGATCGAGACTATCTAG
- a CDS encoding HTH domain-containing protein — MSRHLERLLEIDALLRKESRQTAPSLAEELEVSERIICSEITFLRDRYHFGCDCAEAIRVGAVIARRS; from the coding sequence ATGTCAAGGCACCTGGAACGGCTTCTAGAAATTGATGCTTTACTCAGAAAAGAGTCACGCCAAACTGCCCCCAGTCTAGCTGAGGAACTTGAAGTCAGTGAGCGAATTATTTGCAGTGAGATCACGTTTCTGCGCGATCGCTATCACTTTGGGTGCGATTGTGCAGAAGCCATCAGAGTTGGTGCAGTTATTGCGAGAAGAAGTTGA